The Mastomys coucha isolate ucsf_1 unplaced genomic scaffold, UCSF_Mcou_1 pScaffold11, whole genome shotgun sequence genome includes a window with the following:
- the Gtpbp1 gene encoding GTP-binding protein 1 yields the protein MAAERSRSPVDSPVPASMFAPEPSSPGAARAAAAAARLHGGFDSDCSEDGEALNGEPELDLTSKLVLVSPTSEQYDSLLRQMWERMDEGCGETIYVIGQGSDGTEYGLSEADMEASYATVKSMAEQIEADVILLRERQEAGGRVRDYLVRKRVGDNDFLEVRVAVVGNVDAGKSTLLGVLTHGELDNGRGFARQKLFRHKHEIESGRTSSVGNDILGFDSEGNVVNKPDSHGGSLEWTKICEKSSKVITFIDLAGHEKYLKTTVFGMTGHLPDFCMLMVGSNAGIVGMTKEHLGLALALNVPVFVVVTKIDMCPANILQETLKLLQRLLKSPGCRKIPVLVQSKDDVIVTASNFSSERMCPIFQISNVTGENLGLLKMFLNLLSPRTSYREEEPAEFQIDDTYSVPGVGTVVSGTTLRGLIKLNDTLLLGPDPLGNFLSIAVKSIHRKRMPVKEVRGGQTASFALKKIKRSSIRKGMVMVSPRLNPQASWEFEAEILVLHHPTTISPRYQAMVHCGSIRQTATILSMDKDCLRTGDKATVHFRFIKTPEYLHIDQRLVFREGRTKAVGTITKLLQTTNNSPMNSKPQQIKMQSTKKGPLSKREEGGPSGVPAAGVPPPGDEASSIGTAQAASSSGLQPQPKPSSGGRRRGGQRHKVKSQGACVTPASGC from the exons ATGGCGGCGGAGCGGAGTCGCTCCCCGGTGGACTCGCCGGTGCCGGCCTCGATGTTCGCCCCCGAGCCCAGCTCTCCGGGGGCGGCCCGGGCGGCTGCGGCCGCGGCCCGACTCCACGGCGGCTTCGACTCGGACTGCAGCGAGGACGGCGAAGCGCTCAACGGCGAGCCGGAGCTGGACCTTACCAGCAAG CTGGTTCTAGTGAGCCCTACATCAGAGCAGTATGACAGTCTACTTCGGCAGATGTGGGAGAGGATGGACGAGGGATGCGGAGAGACCATATATGTCATTGGGCAGGGATCAG ATGGGACTGAGTATGGGCTGAGTGAAGCTGACATGGAGGCCTCCTACGCCACAGTGAAGAGCATGGCGGAGCAGATAGAGGCTGACGTCATCCTCTTACGAGAACGTCAAGAAGCAGGTGGCCGTGTGCGTGATTACCTAGTCAGGAAACGCGTCGGAGATAATGACTTCCTGGAGGTCAG GGTGGCAGTGGTGGGCAACGTGGATGCTGGCAAAAGCACACTCCTGGGAGTCCTAACACACGGGGAGCTGGACAATGGCCGTGGCTTTGCCCGCCAAAAACTCTTTCGCCACAAACATGAGATTGAATCTGGTCGAACCAGCAGTGTGGGCAATGACATTCTGGGCTTTGACAGTGAAGGCAATGTAGTGAACAAGCCTGACAGCCATGGTGGCAGCCTTGAATGGACAAAGATCTGTGAGAAGTCCTCTAAAGTGATCACCTTCATTGACTTGGCTGGCCACGAGAAGTACCTTAAGACCACTGTTTTTGGCATGACTGGCCATTTGCCTGACTTCTGCATGCTCATG GTGGGCAGCAATGCTGGCATCGTGGGGATGACCAAGGAGCACCTGGGCTTGGCGTTGGCACTCAATGTACCTGTGTTTGTGGTTGTCACCAAGATTGACATGTGTCCTGCCAACATCCTTCAAG AAACCCTGAAGCTGCTACAGCGCCTGCTAAAGTCACCAGGCTGCCGCAAGATCCCTGTCTTGGTGCAGAGCAAAGATGATGTGATTGTCACAGCCTCCAACTTCAGCTCTGAGAG GATGTGCCCGATCTTCCAGATCTCCAATGTCACAGGTGAGAACCTCGGTCTGCTCAAGATGTTCCTCAACCTTCTGTCCCCCCGCACCAGCTACAGGGAGGAGGAGCCTGCTGAGTTCCAGATAGATGACACCTACTCTGTCCCC GGTGTAGGGACAGTTGTGTCTGGGACCACACTGCGGGGCCTGATCAAGCTGAATGACACACTGCTGCTGGGTCCAGACCCCTTGGGTAACTTCCTGTCCATTGCTGTCAAGTCAATCCATCGCAAGCGTATGCCTGTCAAGGAGGTGCGGGGGGGCCAGACTGCCTCCTTTGCACTGAAGAAG ATAAAGCGCTCATCCATCCGGAAAGGCATGGTGATGGTTTCCCCACGCCTGAATCCCCAGGCCTCCTGGGAGTTTGAGGCTGAGATTCTTGTCCTCCACCATCCCACCACAATTAGTCCACGATACCAAGCCATGG TACACTGTGGGAGCATCCGGCAGACAGCTACAATTCTGAGCATGGATAAAGACTGTCTGCGCACAGGAGATAAGGCCACTGTCCACTTCCGCTTCATCAAGACCCCCGAGTACCTGCACATAGACCAGCGGCTGGTGTTCCGGGAAGGTCGAACCAAGGCTGTTGGCACCATCACCAAG CTCCTCCAGACAACCAACAACTCCCCCATGAACTCCAAGCCCCAGCAGATTAAAATGCAGTCCACAAAAAAGGGTCCTCTGAGCAAACGAGAAGAAGGAGGTCCGTCTGGTGTGCCGGCGGCAGGGGTTCCCCCGCCTGGAGATGAAGCCTCCTCCATAGGGACTGCTCAGGCTGCCTCATCCAGTGGTCTCCAGCCGCAG cccAAACCCAGCAGTGGGGGCCGGCGACGAGGTGGCCAGCGCCACAAGGTGAAGTCCCAGGGGGCCTGTGTGACTCCTGCCAGCGGCTGCTGA